One region of Wyeomyia smithii strain HCP4-BCI-WySm-NY-G18 chromosome 3, ASM2978416v1, whole genome shotgun sequence genomic DNA includes:
- the LOC129728593 gene encoding uncharacterized protein LOC129728593, protein MNFETQPPVQLPDEELPELKLTAYVSAVTYNTDNLPVFSKFSSFRKLQRMIAYVLRFISNCRIKNPELRKLKRHLTVPELRESLIVIVKVIQHERLADEINRIENKQPCKRLALLHPVYQDGLLRVGGRLDNSPTNHGQTSVYLPSHPIADLLIRAYHQENLHVGPSSLLVILRGRFWPINGKSAVRKITRTCVTYFRVNPVKKSQQMGNLPSFRVTPAHTFEVTGVDYAGPVYVKQGQRRPVVGKAYIAVFVCMVTRAVHLELVSDMTTSAFIGALQRFTSRRSVPREIHFDNGSNFRGAKAELNELFKLFRSQTAVDQIEGFCQPKDIAWYFIPPEAPQFGGLWEAAVKSAKYHLERTLKDARLTFEEYAAVITQIEAILNSRPLYSTSPILVIPWCSPLAIFDRLSNNGDP, encoded by the coding sequence ATGAATTTCGAAACTCAACCACCTGTTCAACTACCTGATGAAGAGTTACCCGAGCTGAAATTGACTGCCTATGTGTCTGCTGTCACCTATAATACTGATAATCTTCCTGTATTCTCTAAGTTCAGCTCATTTCGAAAACTGCAGAGGATGATCGCATATGTCCTGCGTTTTATCTCTAATTGCAGAATCAAGAACCCTGAGCTACGTAAACTGAAACGCCACCTGACGGTACCCGAATTACGCGAATCGTTGATTGTGATCGTCAAGGTGATTCAACATGAACGTTTGGCTGACGAGATAAACCGCATAGAGAATAAGCAGCCATGCAAGAGACTTGCATTACTGCATCCTGTGTACCAGGACGGACTGCTAAGAGTAGGTGGAAGGCTGGACAATTCACCTACCAACCATGGCCAAACATCCGTATATTTGCCAAGTCATCCGATTGCCGACCTTCTGATACGAGCATACCATCAGGAGAACCTGCATGTTGGGCCATCTAGTTTACTAGTGATTCTTCGAGGACGGTTCTGGCCGATAAATGGCAAATCAGCTGTGAGGAAAATTACCAGGACCTGTGTTACTTACTTTCGTGTGAACCCAGtgaagaaaagtcagcaaatGGGAAATTTGCCGTCATTCCGCGTGACACCCGCTCATACTTTCGAAGTGACTGGTGTGGATTACGCGGGTCCTGTTTATGTGAAGCAAGGCCAACGAAGACCGGTTGTAGGGAAGGCATACATTGCTGTATTTGTGTGTATGGTTACCCGAGCTGTGCACTTGGAATTAGTGTCAGACATGACCACCTCCGCGTTCATTGGCGCATTGCAACGGTTTACGAGTCGTAGGAGTGTACCACGAGAAATACACTTTGATAATGGGTCAAATTTTCGAGGCGCCAAGGCGGAACTGAATGAGCTGTTTAAACTGTTCCGGTCTCAAACTGCGGTTGATCAAATAGAAGGTTTTTGCCAGCCAAAGGATATCGCCTGGTACTTTATTCCACCTGAGGCACCACAGTTTGGCGGTCTGTGGGAGGCGGCCGTTAAAAGCGCAAAATATCACTTGGAACGCACGCTGAAGGATGCTCGCTTGACATTTGAGGAATATGCGGCAGTCATAACACAGATTGAGGCTATTTTAAACTCTCGACCGCTCTACTCTACCTCACCGATCCTGGTGATCCCATGGTGCTCTCCCCTGGCCATTTTTGATCGGTTGTCCAATAACGGCGATCCCTGA
- the LOC129728594 gene encoding uncharacterized protein LOC129728594 has protein sequence MLDSGSQVSFVSEALANRLTISRESVNVPITGIGGARIYAREKLNVNIQSRCSNFSTDLECLIVPKVTSIIPAKKVDISSWSISAGVQLADTTFHVPEKIDMLIGASKFFSLLKSGQIHLADGLPELHENHMGLVVSGEINTEVANAVVANPASLDTLSETINRFWKVEDISPSVKKETETDVCEEIFRSTHSRTSTGRYMVMLPFREDVSMLQDNRSVALRRFLMLERRFKRDPTLKKLYSEFIDEYEALGHCREINKADDDPTQGRSTSSTTPIRVVYNASAKPSSSAKSLNEVPHVGGVVQSDLFTILLRFRIHAVVLTADIAKMYRQIRVALCHTPFQRIFCLQGEFKSSGSVNSNSGRESRWYN, from the coding sequence ATGTTGGACAGTGGTTCCCAAGTTTCCTTTGTGTCCGAAGCCCTCGCCAACCGTTTGACGATTTCTCGTGAATCGGTGAACGTGCCCATTACCGGAATAGGAGGTGCCAGGATTTATGCAAGGGAGAAGCTGAACGTGAATATCCAGTCCAGGTGTTCCAACTTCTCCACCGACTTGGAATGCCTTATAGTACCGAAAGTGACCAGTATCATCCCTGCCAAAAAGGTTGATATTTCGTCGTGGTCAATTTCTGCCGGAGTGCAACTGGCAGATACTACCTTCCATGTACCTGAAAAAATCGACATGTTAATCGGTGCTTCGAAGTTCTTCTCATTGTTAAAGTCTGGTCAAATTCATCTAGCTGATGGACTTCCTGAGCTGCACGAGAACCACATGGGTTTGGTTGTTTCGGGCGAAATAAACACCGAAGTCGCCAACGCAGTAGTGGCTAATCCTGCCTCGCTTGATACTCTTAGTGAAACGATAAACCGTTTCTGGAAAGTTGAAGATATTTCGCCATCCGTTAAGAAGGAAACCGAAACAGATGTATGCGAGGAGATCTTTCGTTCCACCCACAGTCGGACGTCAACTGGAAGGTACATGGTAATGCTTCCATTCCGAGAGGACGTTTCTATGCTTCAGGACAACCGATCCGTTGCTCTTCGTCGTTTCCTGATGCTCGAGCGGCGATTCAAGAGAGATCCCACtttaaaaaagttatattcTGAATTTATCGATGAGTACGAGGCATTGGGTCATTGCCGCGAAATCAATAAGGCAGACGATGATCCTACCCAGGGACGTTCAACCAGTTCAACGACGCCGATTAGGGTAGTGTACAATGCCTCTGCCAAGCCAAGTTCATCTGCCAAGTCCCTAAACGAGGTACCTCACGTCGGAGGTGTTGTCCAGAGTGATTTGTTCACCATTCTTCTTCGTTTTCGCATACACGCCGTTGTATTAACCGCTGATATAGCTAAAATGTATCGGCAGATACGAGTTGCTTTGTGTCACACACCATTTCAACGAATTTTCTGTTTACAAGGGGAGTTCAAATCGTCCGGAAGTGTTAACTCAAATTCCGGAAGAGAATCGAGATGGTACAACTAA
- the LOC129731355 gene encoding uncharacterized protein LOC129731355: MLRFLSRIRVQSFIQIKNGRYSTIGDLARSCSVATTLAAVIGTTTTTTAIELLAAARIQFSGQPNKDVRTKFINFQKGETINPYRTEKVRTGQTEYVNNNNSDISNNNTTSTTTPPHDSLFELDPMRPAIVRLTQQSTNGDGRFFKAGLRDPNIMKIVRLYLTFMNDQQPTVCVDGYTTTIIRILLAP, from the exons atgctcagatTTCTGAGccgaatacgtgtgcaaagtttcatccaaatcaaaaatggtcgatattcgaccatcggtgatttggcgcgatcttgctcagtaGCAACAACACTAGCCGCAGTCATAGGaacaacaacaactacaacaGCAATA GAATTATTGGCCGCAGCACGCATACAATTTTCTGGACAACCAAACAAAGATGTCAGAACAAAGTTCATCAACTTTCAAAAAGGCGAAACAATCAACCCGTACAGAACTGAAAAGGTTCGCACTGGCCAGACTGAATATGTAAACAACAATAATAGCGACATCAGCAACAACAACACAACGTCAACAACCACACCACCACACGACAGCCTATTCGAACTGGACCCAATGCGGCCTGCTATAGTGCGCTTAACGCAGCAGTCAACAAACGGCGATGGGCGCTTTTTTAAGGCTGGACTTCGTGACCCGAATATAATGAAAATCGTCCGCCTGTACCTAACGTTCATGAACGACCAGCAACCAACAGTATGTGTAGATGGTTACACAACCACTATTATCCGAATACTGTTGGCTCCCTGA